From Strix uralensis isolate ZFMK-TIS-50842 chromosome 1, bStrUra1, whole genome shotgun sequence, a single genomic window includes:
- the NPHP3 gene encoding nephrocystin-3 isoform X2 yields MGTASSLVSPAGGVGEVIEDTYGGGGGEACEIPVEVKPKARLLRGSLRRVGASRPGGLIGASFKSTASVQELECVAEYERLKKEYEIFRVSKNNEVASMVKKEAKLDRENKRLRAELQALQKTYQKILREKESALEAKYQAMERAATFEHDRDKVKRQFKIFRETKENEIQDLLRAKRELEAKLQRLQAQGIQVFDPEESDSDDNCTDVTATGAQSEYWNGGALGSEPSMGSMMQLQQSFRGPEFAHSSIDVEGPFANINRDDWDAAVASLLQVTPLFSHSLWSNTVRCFIISTDETQPEVDIFVRNYSPKLQGICETMGYFFQVVHFSAENERPLKDVRKWEIEKSSLVILLLHLTLPSCLLEDCEEAFLRNPEEKPRLIYHRKEDDRVSSVSVQQLIEQISYVNKAKMIDHIGSVEEGAYEIYNCVEKIIKQDILGCEMIELEGKDLGSKEESTVPEEEVFGDVLWDAHDEQEQMEAFQQASNSTCELGFEKYFERLNDLVAAPAPIPPLLVSGGPGSGKSLLLSKWIQLQQKHSPNTLILYHFVGRPMSTSSESALIIKRLTLKLMQHSWLVSPLTLDPAKLLEEFPRWLEKLSARHQGSIIIIIDSIDQIQQAEKHMKWLIDPLPVNVRVIVSVNVETCPQAWRLWPTLHLDPLNSKDVQSLINAECNSANVKLTKEQEKKLERHCRSATTCNALYVTLLGKAIACVGNTGNTDKTLQQCFQCQDTVSLYRLVLRSIQESLQSDKEKGLLREMLCVIGVSHNGVSESELMELYPELSSAVLASLVHSLHKMCLLTYGCGLLKFQHLQAWEMVRLEYMEEGESIISAYRQRLVEYFTMQLSRDRVTWRSADELPWLFQQQGDKQKLHKCLLNLFVSQNLYKRGHFAELLSYWQLVGKDKSSMAAEYFDSLKEYEKSCEGEESMVCLADLYETLGRFLKDLGLLSQAVAPLQRSLEIRETALDPDHPRVAQSLHQLAGVYVQWKKFGNAEQLYKQALEISENAYGAEHPRVARELDALATLYQKQNKYEQAEQLRKKSFKIRQKAARRKGSLCGFALLRQRALQLEELTLGKDTPDNARTLNELGVLYYLQNNLETAELFLKRSLEMRERVLGPDHPDCAQSLNNLAALYNEKKHYDKAEELYEKALDIRRRALAPDHPSLAYTVKHLAVLYKKMGKLDKAVPLYELAVEIRQKSFGPKHPSVATALVNLAVLYCQMDVLILCWKKE; encoded by the exons ATGGGGACGGCGTCGTCCCTGGTGAGCCCGGCGGGCGGGGTCGGGGAGGTGATCGAGGACACgtacggcggcggcggcggcgaggcctGCGAGATCCCGGTGGAGGTGAAGCCCAAGGCCCGGCTGCTGCGCGGGTCCCTGCGGCGCGTCGGGGCCTCACGGCCCGGCGGCCTCATCGGGGCCAGCTTCAAGTCGACGGCCTCGGTGCAGGAGCTGGAGTGCGTGGCCGAGTACGAGCGCCTGAAGAAGGAGTACGAGATCTTCCGTGTCAGCAAGAACAACGAGGTGGCCTCCATGGTGAAGAAGGAGGCCAAGCTGGACAGGGAGAACAAGCGGCTGCGTGCCGAGCTGCAG GCACTTCAGAAAACTTACCAGAAAATACttagagagaaagaaagtgcATTAGAAGCTAAATACCAAGCCATGGAGAGAGCTGCTACTTTTGAACATGATCGAGACAAAGTCAAAAGGCAGTTCAAG ATTTTTAGAGAAACTAAAGAAAATGAGATTCAGGACTTATTGAGGGCCAAACGAGAGCTAGAAGCCAAACTTCAGAGACTCCAGGCCCAAGGAATCCAAGTGTTTGATCCTGAAGAGTCTGATTCTGACGATAATTGTACAGATGTTACGG CTACTGGGGCACAGTCTGAATACTGGAATGGAGGAGCTTTGGGAAGTGAGCCATCCATGGGTAGTATGATGCAACTTCAACAGTCTTTCAGAGGGCCTGAATTTGCTCATAGTTCCATAGATGTTGAGGGGCCATTTGCAAATATAAACAGGG ATGATTGGGATGCAGCTGTTGCCAGTTTATTACAGGTTACTCCTCTGTTTTCCCACTCTCTGTGGAGTAACACAGTGAGATGTTTTATTATTAGTACTGATGAGACTCAACCAGAAGTGGATATCTTCGTTAGA AACTACTCACCAAAACTTCAAGGCATCTGTGAAACAATGGGATACTTCTTTCAAGTTgttcatttttcagcagaaaatgaaaggccTCTTAAGGATGTAAGAAAGTGGGAAATTGAAAAAAGTTCCTTAGTCATTTTGCTGCTGCATTTGACTTTGCCAAG TTGTTTGTTGGAGGACTGTGAAGAAGCCTTCCTGAGAAATCCAGAGGAAAAACCCCGGCTAATTTACCACAGGAAGGAGGATGACAGAGTCAGTTCAGTCTCAGTGCAACAGTTAATTGAGCAAATTTCTTACGTGAACAAAGCAAAG ATGATTGATCATATTGGAAGTGTGGAGGAAGGAGCATATGAAATCTATAATTGTGTGGAAAAGATAATTAAACAG gATATATTGGGGTGTGAAATGATAGAACTAGAAGGCAAGGATTTGGGTAGTAAGGAAGAGTCCACTGTTCCTGAAGAAGAAGTTTTTGGTGATGTATTATGGGATGCACATGACGAACAAGAACAGATGGAAGCTTTTCAGCAGGCCTCTAATTCAACATGTGAGCTGGGATTTGAGAAA TATTTTGAACGTCTAAATGACCTAGTAGCAGCGCCAGCACCAATTCCACCTCTGCTTGTATCAGGAGGACCAGGCTCTGGGAAATCTCTCCTTCTGTCGAAATG GATTCAGTTGCAACAGAAGCATTCACCAAACACTCTAATACTTTACCACTTTGTTGGGAGGCCCATGTCTACTAGTTCAGAATCTGCATTGATAATTAAGCGCCTTACTTTAAAG CTTATGCAACACTCTTGGTTAGTGTCACCTCTGACTTTGGATCCAGCTAAACTTCTGGAAGAGTTTCCCCGCTGGCTGGAAAAACTTTCTGCACGTCATCAAGGCAGCATTATTATAATTATTGATTCTATTGACCAAATACAg CAAGCTGAGAAGCATATGAAGTGGCTGATAGATCCGCTGCCAGTCAATGTGAGAGTGATTGTATCAGTGAACGTAGAAACATGTCCACAGGCTTGGAG GTTGTGGCCCACTCTTCATCTTGATCCACTGAATTCCAAAGATGTTCAATCTCTTATTAATGCAGAATGTAACTCTGCAAATGTTAAATTGACTAAAGAGCAG GAGAAGAAACTTGAGAGACATTGTCGTTCCGCCACAACTTGCAATGCTTTGTATGTCACTCTCCTGGGCAAAGCCATTGCTTG TGttggaaatacaggaaatacTGACAAAACCCTTCAACAGTGTTTCCAATGTCAAGACACAGTGTCACTGTACAGGCTTGTTCTGAGATCAATTCAAGAATCATTGCAGAGTGATAAAGAGAAAGGTCTTTTAAGAGAG ATGCTGTGTGTCATTGGTGTTAGCCACAATGGTGTAAGTGAGTCAGAGCTGATGGAGCTTTATCCTGAACTGTCTTCTGCAGTGTTAGCCTCGCTCGTTCACAGCCTGCACAAAATGTGTTTGCTGACATACGGCTGTGGTTTGCTGAAGTTCCAGCACCTCCAG GCTTGGGAGATGGTGAGACTGGAGTATATGGAAGAAGGTGAAAGTATTATTTCTGCCTATAGACAAAGACTAGTGGAGTATTTCACCATGCAGCTAAG TCGAGACCGAGTGACTTGGAGAAGTGCAGATGAACTTCCTTGGCTCTTCCAACAGCAGGGTGATAAGCAAAAGCTACACAAGTGTCTTTTGAATCTCTTTGTATCGCAGAACCTTTACAAAAG GGGACATTTTGCAGAATTGCTGAGTTACTGGCAGCTGGTTGGGAAAGATAAGAGCTCTATGGCAGCTGAGTATTTTGACTCTctgaaagaatatgaaaaaagcTGTGAGGGAGAGGAAAGTATGGTCTGCCTGGCTGATCTTTATGAGACCCTGGGACGGTTTCTTAAGGACCTAGGTCTTCTCAGTCAG GCTGTAGCTCCTCTGCAGCGGTCTCTGGAGATTCGAGAGACTGCGCTGGATCCAGATCACCCAAGGGTGGCGCAGTCACTCCACCAGCTAGCAGGAGTTTATGTTCAGTGGAAGAAGTTTGGAAATGCTGAACAGTTGTATAAACAGGCACTGGAAATCTCGGAAAACGCTTATGGAGCTGAACATCCTCGGGTAGCCCGTGAACTTGATGCACTTGCAACCTTataccaaaagcaaaacaa ATATGAACAAGCTGAGCAACTGAGGAAAAAGTCCTTCAAAATACGCCAAAAAGCAGCAAGGCGGAAAGGCAGTCTG TGTGGCTTTGCTCTCCTGCGTCAAAGAGCCCTGCAACTGGAAGAGCTCACGTTAGGCAAGGATACACCAGATAATGCTCGAACCCTCAATGAGCTTGGAGTCCTCTACTACCTGCAGAATAATCTTGA GACAGCAGAGCTTTTCCTGAAGCGCTCCttggaaatgagagagagagtCCTGGGACCCGACCACCCAGACTGTGCGCAGTCTTTGAACAATCTGGCAGCCTTGTACAATGAAAAGAAGCACTATGACAAGGCAGAGGAACTCTATGAAAAAGCTTTAGACATCAGGAGGAGAGCACTGGCTCCAGATCATCCCTCCTTGGCTTATACTGTGAAACATCTGGCAGTGCTGTACAAAAAGATG GGAAAACTTGACAAGGCTGTTCCTCTATATGAACTAGCGGTTGAAATTCGACAGAAGTCATTTGGCCCCAAACACCCTAGTGTAGCAACAGCTTTGGTAAATCTGGCTGTCCTTTATTGTCAGATG GATGTGTTGATACTATGTTGGAAAAAAGAATAG
- the NPHP3 gene encoding nephrocystin-3 isoform X3, with product MGTASSLVSPAGGVGEVIEDTYGGGGGEACEIPVEVKPKARLLRGSLRRVGASRPGGLIGASFKSTASVQELECVAEYERLKKEYEIFRVSKNNEVASMVKKEAKLDRENKRLRAELQALQKTYQKILREKESALEAKYQAMERAATFEHDRDKVKRQFKIFRETKENEIQDLLRAKRELEAKLQRLQAQGIQVFDPEESDSDDNCTDVTATGAQSEYWNGGALGSEPSMGSMMQLQQSFRGPEFAHSSIDVEGPFANINRDDWDAAVASLLQVTPLFSHSLWSNTVRCFIISTDETQPEVDIFVRNYSPKLQGICETMGYFFQVVHFSAENERPLKDVRKWEIEKSSLVILLLHLTLPSCLLEDCEEAFLRNPEEKPRLIYHRKEDDRVSSVSVQQLIEQISYVNKAKMIDHIGSVEEGAYEIYNCVEKIIKQDILGCEMIELEGKDLGSKEESTVPEEEVFGDVLWDAHDEQEQMEAFQQASNSTCELGFEKYFERLNDLVAAPAPIPPLLVSGGPGSGKSLLLSKWIQLQQKHSPNTLILYHFVGRPMSTSSESALIIKRLTLKLMQHSWLVSPLTLDPAKLLEEFPRWLEKLSARHQGSIIIIIDSIDQIQQAEKHMKWLIDPLPVNVRVIVSVNVETCPQAWRLWPTLHLDPLNSKDVQSLINAECNSANVKLTKEQEKKLERHCRSATTCNALYVTLLGKAIACVGNTGNTDKTLQQCFQCQDTVSLYRLVLRSIQESLQSDKEKGLLREMLCVIGVSHNGVSESELMELYPELSSAVLASLVHSLHKMCLLTYGCGLLKFQHLQAWEMVRLEYMEEGESIISAYRQRLVEYFTMQLSRDRVTWRSADELPWLFQQQGDKQKLHKCLLNLFVSQNLYKRGHFAELLSYWQLVGKDKSSMAAEYFDSLKEYEKSCEGEESMVCLADLYETLGRFLKDLGLLSQAVAPLQRSLEIRETALDPDHPRVAQSLHQLAGVYVQWKKFGNAEQLYKQALEISENAYGAEHPRVARELDALATLYQKQNKYEQAEQLRKKSFKIRQKAARRKGSLCGFALLRQRALQLEELTLGKDTPDNARTLNELGVLYYLQNNLDKTKIEFFDHLLQLEWNQWQKGQQSFS from the exons ATGGGGACGGCGTCGTCCCTGGTGAGCCCGGCGGGCGGGGTCGGGGAGGTGATCGAGGACACgtacggcggcggcggcggcgaggcctGCGAGATCCCGGTGGAGGTGAAGCCCAAGGCCCGGCTGCTGCGCGGGTCCCTGCGGCGCGTCGGGGCCTCACGGCCCGGCGGCCTCATCGGGGCCAGCTTCAAGTCGACGGCCTCGGTGCAGGAGCTGGAGTGCGTGGCCGAGTACGAGCGCCTGAAGAAGGAGTACGAGATCTTCCGTGTCAGCAAGAACAACGAGGTGGCCTCCATGGTGAAGAAGGAGGCCAAGCTGGACAGGGAGAACAAGCGGCTGCGTGCCGAGCTGCAG GCACTTCAGAAAACTTACCAGAAAATACttagagagaaagaaagtgcATTAGAAGCTAAATACCAAGCCATGGAGAGAGCTGCTACTTTTGAACATGATCGAGACAAAGTCAAAAGGCAGTTCAAG ATTTTTAGAGAAACTAAAGAAAATGAGATTCAGGACTTATTGAGGGCCAAACGAGAGCTAGAAGCCAAACTTCAGAGACTCCAGGCCCAAGGAATCCAAGTGTTTGATCCTGAAGAGTCTGATTCTGACGATAATTGTACAGATGTTACGG CTACTGGGGCACAGTCTGAATACTGGAATGGAGGAGCTTTGGGAAGTGAGCCATCCATGGGTAGTATGATGCAACTTCAACAGTCTTTCAGAGGGCCTGAATTTGCTCATAGTTCCATAGATGTTGAGGGGCCATTTGCAAATATAAACAGGG ATGATTGGGATGCAGCTGTTGCCAGTTTATTACAGGTTACTCCTCTGTTTTCCCACTCTCTGTGGAGTAACACAGTGAGATGTTTTATTATTAGTACTGATGAGACTCAACCAGAAGTGGATATCTTCGTTAGA AACTACTCACCAAAACTTCAAGGCATCTGTGAAACAATGGGATACTTCTTTCAAGTTgttcatttttcagcagaaaatgaaaggccTCTTAAGGATGTAAGAAAGTGGGAAATTGAAAAAAGTTCCTTAGTCATTTTGCTGCTGCATTTGACTTTGCCAAG TTGTTTGTTGGAGGACTGTGAAGAAGCCTTCCTGAGAAATCCAGAGGAAAAACCCCGGCTAATTTACCACAGGAAGGAGGATGACAGAGTCAGTTCAGTCTCAGTGCAACAGTTAATTGAGCAAATTTCTTACGTGAACAAAGCAAAG ATGATTGATCATATTGGAAGTGTGGAGGAAGGAGCATATGAAATCTATAATTGTGTGGAAAAGATAATTAAACAG gATATATTGGGGTGTGAAATGATAGAACTAGAAGGCAAGGATTTGGGTAGTAAGGAAGAGTCCACTGTTCCTGAAGAAGAAGTTTTTGGTGATGTATTATGGGATGCACATGACGAACAAGAACAGATGGAAGCTTTTCAGCAGGCCTCTAATTCAACATGTGAGCTGGGATTTGAGAAA TATTTTGAACGTCTAAATGACCTAGTAGCAGCGCCAGCACCAATTCCACCTCTGCTTGTATCAGGAGGACCAGGCTCTGGGAAATCTCTCCTTCTGTCGAAATG GATTCAGTTGCAACAGAAGCATTCACCAAACACTCTAATACTTTACCACTTTGTTGGGAGGCCCATGTCTACTAGTTCAGAATCTGCATTGATAATTAAGCGCCTTACTTTAAAG CTTATGCAACACTCTTGGTTAGTGTCACCTCTGACTTTGGATCCAGCTAAACTTCTGGAAGAGTTTCCCCGCTGGCTGGAAAAACTTTCTGCACGTCATCAAGGCAGCATTATTATAATTATTGATTCTATTGACCAAATACAg CAAGCTGAGAAGCATATGAAGTGGCTGATAGATCCGCTGCCAGTCAATGTGAGAGTGATTGTATCAGTGAACGTAGAAACATGTCCACAGGCTTGGAG GTTGTGGCCCACTCTTCATCTTGATCCACTGAATTCCAAAGATGTTCAATCTCTTATTAATGCAGAATGTAACTCTGCAAATGTTAAATTGACTAAAGAGCAG GAGAAGAAACTTGAGAGACATTGTCGTTCCGCCACAACTTGCAATGCTTTGTATGTCACTCTCCTGGGCAAAGCCATTGCTTG TGttggaaatacaggaaatacTGACAAAACCCTTCAACAGTGTTTCCAATGTCAAGACACAGTGTCACTGTACAGGCTTGTTCTGAGATCAATTCAAGAATCATTGCAGAGTGATAAAGAGAAAGGTCTTTTAAGAGAG ATGCTGTGTGTCATTGGTGTTAGCCACAATGGTGTAAGTGAGTCAGAGCTGATGGAGCTTTATCCTGAACTGTCTTCTGCAGTGTTAGCCTCGCTCGTTCACAGCCTGCACAAAATGTGTTTGCTGACATACGGCTGTGGTTTGCTGAAGTTCCAGCACCTCCAG GCTTGGGAGATGGTGAGACTGGAGTATATGGAAGAAGGTGAAAGTATTATTTCTGCCTATAGACAAAGACTAGTGGAGTATTTCACCATGCAGCTAAG TCGAGACCGAGTGACTTGGAGAAGTGCAGATGAACTTCCTTGGCTCTTCCAACAGCAGGGTGATAAGCAAAAGCTACACAAGTGTCTTTTGAATCTCTTTGTATCGCAGAACCTTTACAAAAG GGGACATTTTGCAGAATTGCTGAGTTACTGGCAGCTGGTTGGGAAAGATAAGAGCTCTATGGCAGCTGAGTATTTTGACTCTctgaaagaatatgaaaaaagcTGTGAGGGAGAGGAAAGTATGGTCTGCCTGGCTGATCTTTATGAGACCCTGGGACGGTTTCTTAAGGACCTAGGTCTTCTCAGTCAG GCTGTAGCTCCTCTGCAGCGGTCTCTGGAGATTCGAGAGACTGCGCTGGATCCAGATCACCCAAGGGTGGCGCAGTCACTCCACCAGCTAGCAGGAGTTTATGTTCAGTGGAAGAAGTTTGGAAATGCTGAACAGTTGTATAAACAGGCACTGGAAATCTCGGAAAACGCTTATGGAGCTGAACATCCTCGGGTAGCCCGTGAACTTGATGCACTTGCAACCTTataccaaaagcaaaacaa ATATGAACAAGCTGAGCAACTGAGGAAAAAGTCCTTCAAAATACGCCAAAAAGCAGCAAGGCGGAAAGGCAGTCTG TGTGGCTTTGCTCTCCTGCGTCAAAGAGCCCTGCAACTGGAAGAGCTCACGTTAGGCAAGGATACACCAGATAATGCTCGAACCCTCAATGAGCTTGGAGTCCTCTACTACCTGCAGAATAATCTTGA CAAGACCAAGATTGAATTTTTTGATCATTTGCTGCAGTTGGAATGGAATCAATGGCAGAAGG GACAGCAGAGCTTTTCCTGA
- the NPHP3 gene encoding nephrocystin-3 isoform X1 yields MGTASSLVSPAGGVGEVIEDTYGGGGGEACEIPVEVKPKARLLRGSLRRVGASRPGGLIGASFKSTASVQELECVAEYERLKKEYEIFRVSKNNEVASMVKKEAKLDRENKRLRAELQALQKTYQKILREKESALEAKYQAMERAATFEHDRDKVKRQFKIFRETKENEIQDLLRAKRELEAKLQRLQAQGIQVFDPEESDSDDNCTDVTATGAQSEYWNGGALGSEPSMGSMMQLQQSFRGPEFAHSSIDVEGPFANINRDDWDAAVASLLQVTPLFSHSLWSNTVRCFIISTDETQPEVDIFVRNYSPKLQGICETMGYFFQVVHFSAENERPLKDVRKWEIEKSSLVILLLHLTLPSCLLEDCEEAFLRNPEEKPRLIYHRKEDDRVSSVSVQQLIEQISYVNKAKMIDHIGSVEEGAYEIYNCVEKIIKQDILGCEMIELEGKDLGSKEESTVPEEEVFGDVLWDAHDEQEQMEAFQQASNSTCELGFEKYFERLNDLVAAPAPIPPLLVSGGPGSGKSLLLSKWIQLQQKHSPNTLILYHFVGRPMSTSSESALIIKRLTLKLMQHSWLVSPLTLDPAKLLEEFPRWLEKLSARHQGSIIIIIDSIDQIQQAEKHMKWLIDPLPVNVRVIVSVNVETCPQAWRLWPTLHLDPLNSKDVQSLINAECNSANVKLTKEQEKKLERHCRSATTCNALYVTLLGKAIACVGNTGNTDKTLQQCFQCQDTVSLYRLVLRSIQESLQSDKEKGLLREMLCVIGVSHNGVSESELMELYPELSSAVLASLVHSLHKMCLLTYGCGLLKFQHLQAWEMVRLEYMEEGESIISAYRQRLVEYFTMQLSRDRVTWRSADELPWLFQQQGDKQKLHKCLLNLFVSQNLYKRGHFAELLSYWQLVGKDKSSMAAEYFDSLKEYEKSCEGEESMVCLADLYETLGRFLKDLGLLSQAVAPLQRSLEIRETALDPDHPRVAQSLHQLAGVYVQWKKFGNAEQLYKQALEISENAYGAEHPRVARELDALATLYQKQNKYEQAEQLRKKSFKIRQKAARRKGSLCGFALLRQRALQLEELTLGKDTPDNARTLNELGVLYYLQNNLETAELFLKRSLEMRERVLGPDHPDCAQSLNNLAALYNEKKHYDKAEELYEKALDIRRRALAPDHPSLAYTVKHLAVLYKKMGKLDKAVPLYELAVEIRQKSFGPKHPSVATALVNLAVLYCQMKKQIEALPLYERALKIYEDSFGHMHPRVGETLKNLAVLSYEGGDFEKAAELYKRAMEIKEAETLLIGGKTTSRHSSSGDTFSLKSALSPNIFLEHGQR; encoded by the exons ATGGGGACGGCGTCGTCCCTGGTGAGCCCGGCGGGCGGGGTCGGGGAGGTGATCGAGGACACgtacggcggcggcggcggcgaggcctGCGAGATCCCGGTGGAGGTGAAGCCCAAGGCCCGGCTGCTGCGCGGGTCCCTGCGGCGCGTCGGGGCCTCACGGCCCGGCGGCCTCATCGGGGCCAGCTTCAAGTCGACGGCCTCGGTGCAGGAGCTGGAGTGCGTGGCCGAGTACGAGCGCCTGAAGAAGGAGTACGAGATCTTCCGTGTCAGCAAGAACAACGAGGTGGCCTCCATGGTGAAGAAGGAGGCCAAGCTGGACAGGGAGAACAAGCGGCTGCGTGCCGAGCTGCAG GCACTTCAGAAAACTTACCAGAAAATACttagagagaaagaaagtgcATTAGAAGCTAAATACCAAGCCATGGAGAGAGCTGCTACTTTTGAACATGATCGAGACAAAGTCAAAAGGCAGTTCAAG ATTTTTAGAGAAACTAAAGAAAATGAGATTCAGGACTTATTGAGGGCCAAACGAGAGCTAGAAGCCAAACTTCAGAGACTCCAGGCCCAAGGAATCCAAGTGTTTGATCCTGAAGAGTCTGATTCTGACGATAATTGTACAGATGTTACGG CTACTGGGGCACAGTCTGAATACTGGAATGGAGGAGCTTTGGGAAGTGAGCCATCCATGGGTAGTATGATGCAACTTCAACAGTCTTTCAGAGGGCCTGAATTTGCTCATAGTTCCATAGATGTTGAGGGGCCATTTGCAAATATAAACAGGG ATGATTGGGATGCAGCTGTTGCCAGTTTATTACAGGTTACTCCTCTGTTTTCCCACTCTCTGTGGAGTAACACAGTGAGATGTTTTATTATTAGTACTGATGAGACTCAACCAGAAGTGGATATCTTCGTTAGA AACTACTCACCAAAACTTCAAGGCATCTGTGAAACAATGGGATACTTCTTTCAAGTTgttcatttttcagcagaaaatgaaaggccTCTTAAGGATGTAAGAAAGTGGGAAATTGAAAAAAGTTCCTTAGTCATTTTGCTGCTGCATTTGACTTTGCCAAG TTGTTTGTTGGAGGACTGTGAAGAAGCCTTCCTGAGAAATCCAGAGGAAAAACCCCGGCTAATTTACCACAGGAAGGAGGATGACAGAGTCAGTTCAGTCTCAGTGCAACAGTTAATTGAGCAAATTTCTTACGTGAACAAAGCAAAG ATGATTGATCATATTGGAAGTGTGGAGGAAGGAGCATATGAAATCTATAATTGTGTGGAAAAGATAATTAAACAG gATATATTGGGGTGTGAAATGATAGAACTAGAAGGCAAGGATTTGGGTAGTAAGGAAGAGTCCACTGTTCCTGAAGAAGAAGTTTTTGGTGATGTATTATGGGATGCACATGACGAACAAGAACAGATGGAAGCTTTTCAGCAGGCCTCTAATTCAACATGTGAGCTGGGATTTGAGAAA TATTTTGAACGTCTAAATGACCTAGTAGCAGCGCCAGCACCAATTCCACCTCTGCTTGTATCAGGAGGACCAGGCTCTGGGAAATCTCTCCTTCTGTCGAAATG GATTCAGTTGCAACAGAAGCATTCACCAAACACTCTAATACTTTACCACTTTGTTGGGAGGCCCATGTCTACTAGTTCAGAATCTGCATTGATAATTAAGCGCCTTACTTTAAAG CTTATGCAACACTCTTGGTTAGTGTCACCTCTGACTTTGGATCCAGCTAAACTTCTGGAAGAGTTTCCCCGCTGGCTGGAAAAACTTTCTGCACGTCATCAAGGCAGCATTATTATAATTATTGATTCTATTGACCAAATACAg CAAGCTGAGAAGCATATGAAGTGGCTGATAGATCCGCTGCCAGTCAATGTGAGAGTGATTGTATCAGTGAACGTAGAAACATGTCCACAGGCTTGGAG GTTGTGGCCCACTCTTCATCTTGATCCACTGAATTCCAAAGATGTTCAATCTCTTATTAATGCAGAATGTAACTCTGCAAATGTTAAATTGACTAAAGAGCAG GAGAAGAAACTTGAGAGACATTGTCGTTCCGCCACAACTTGCAATGCTTTGTATGTCACTCTCCTGGGCAAAGCCATTGCTTG TGttggaaatacaggaaatacTGACAAAACCCTTCAACAGTGTTTCCAATGTCAAGACACAGTGTCACTGTACAGGCTTGTTCTGAGATCAATTCAAGAATCATTGCAGAGTGATAAAGAGAAAGGTCTTTTAAGAGAG ATGCTGTGTGTCATTGGTGTTAGCCACAATGGTGTAAGTGAGTCAGAGCTGATGGAGCTTTATCCTGAACTGTCTTCTGCAGTGTTAGCCTCGCTCGTTCACAGCCTGCACAAAATGTGTTTGCTGACATACGGCTGTGGTTTGCTGAAGTTCCAGCACCTCCAG GCTTGGGAGATGGTGAGACTGGAGTATATGGAAGAAGGTGAAAGTATTATTTCTGCCTATAGACAAAGACTAGTGGAGTATTTCACCATGCAGCTAAG TCGAGACCGAGTGACTTGGAGAAGTGCAGATGAACTTCCTTGGCTCTTCCAACAGCAGGGTGATAAGCAAAAGCTACACAAGTGTCTTTTGAATCTCTTTGTATCGCAGAACCTTTACAAAAG GGGACATTTTGCAGAATTGCTGAGTTACTGGCAGCTGGTTGGGAAAGATAAGAGCTCTATGGCAGCTGAGTATTTTGACTCTctgaaagaatatgaaaaaagcTGTGAGGGAGAGGAAAGTATGGTCTGCCTGGCTGATCTTTATGAGACCCTGGGACGGTTTCTTAAGGACCTAGGTCTTCTCAGTCAG GCTGTAGCTCCTCTGCAGCGGTCTCTGGAGATTCGAGAGACTGCGCTGGATCCAGATCACCCAAGGGTGGCGCAGTCACTCCACCAGCTAGCAGGAGTTTATGTTCAGTGGAAGAAGTTTGGAAATGCTGAACAGTTGTATAAACAGGCACTGGAAATCTCGGAAAACGCTTATGGAGCTGAACATCCTCGGGTAGCCCGTGAACTTGATGCACTTGCAACCTTataccaaaagcaaaacaa ATATGAACAAGCTGAGCAACTGAGGAAAAAGTCCTTCAAAATACGCCAAAAAGCAGCAAGGCGGAAAGGCAGTCTG TGTGGCTTTGCTCTCCTGCGTCAAAGAGCCCTGCAACTGGAAGAGCTCACGTTAGGCAAGGATACACCAGATAATGCTCGAACCCTCAATGAGCTTGGAGTCCTCTACTACCTGCAGAATAATCTTGA GACAGCAGAGCTTTTCCTGAAGCGCTCCttggaaatgagagagagagtCCTGGGACCCGACCACCCAGACTGTGCGCAGTCTTTGAACAATCTGGCAGCCTTGTACAATGAAAAGAAGCACTATGACAAGGCAGAGGAACTCTATGAAAAAGCTTTAGACATCAGGAGGAGAGCACTGGCTCCAGATCATCCCTCCTTGGCTTATACTGTGAAACATCTGGCAGTGCTGTACAAAAAGATG GGAAAACTTGACAAGGCTGTTCCTCTATATGAACTAGCGGTTGAAATTCGACAGAAGTCATTTGGCCCCAAACACCCTAGTGTAGCAACAGCTTTGGTAAATCTGGCTGTCCTTTATTGTCAGATG aaaaagcagattgAAGCTTTACCACTTTATGAACGTGCATTAAAGATTTATGAAGACAGCTTTGGTCACATGCATCCTCGTGTGGGGGAAACTCTGAAAAACTTGGCTGTGCTAAG CTATGAAGGGGGAGACTTTGAGAAGGCAGCTGAACTTTACAAGAGAGCTatggaaataaaagaagcagAGACTTTGTTGATAGGTGGGAAAACAACTTCTCGACACTCATCGAGTGGAGATACATTCAGCTTAAAAAGTGCATTATCACCAAACATTTTCCTGGAACATGGACAAAGGTGA